The following proteins are co-located in the Coleofasciculus chthonoplastes PCC 7420 genome:
- a CDS encoding addiction module protein, with translation MSNATYDEIFGAALSLPPGLRAMLAEHLLKSLDAVEQAEVDALWQQEAEARIQAIDQGRVVPIDGQQVLRQLRSRYQR, from the coding sequence ATGAGCAATGCGACTTACGATGAAATTTTTGGAGCGGCTCTCTCCCTACCACCAGGGCTAAGAGCCATGCTAGCTGAACACTTGCTCAAAAGTCTAGATGCCGTGGAACAAGCAGAAGTTGATGCACTTTGGCAACAAGAGGCAGAAGCAAGGATTCAAGCTATTGATCAGGGGCGAGTTGTACCCATTGATGGTCAACAAGTTTTACGTCAACTGCGTTCCCGGTATCAGCGATGA
- a CDS encoding type II toxin-antitoxin system RelE/ParE family toxin → MIYDFHPDAQQELQDAVAYYDSINQELAHAFLDEIEHTLENFGDRCNASTT, encoded by the coding sequence ATGATTTATGATTTTCATCCAGATGCTCAACAGGAATTACAGGATGCAGTAGCTTATTATGACAGCATCAACCAAGAATTAGCTCATGCATTTTTGGACGAAATAGAACACACTTTAGAAAATTTTGGTGATCGCTGTAATGCATCTACAACGTAA
- the psbV2 gene encoding photosystem II cytochrome PsbV2 — MLTNWIKKIRLSHSSRYNFFSVRGLFATLMAISIVCIASSPAYAIDDYVKRFLKVTEPIALDLDGQGQTKAFTPGDLAEGKELFKTHCINCHVGGTTLQDPRVSLGLETLAGATPPRDNVDGIISFLREPMTYDGSAPSFWCRQVPDTWMPQEQIEKLAAFVLRAAQKAPGWGGKASS; from the coding sequence ATGTTGACTAATTGGATTAAAAAAATTCGCCTTAGCCATTCCTCCCGATATAATTTTTTTTCAGTTCGCGGTCTTTTCGCTACGTTGATGGCTATCTCTATCGTCTGTATCGCCAGCTCTCCGGCTTATGCGATAGATGACTACGTTAAGCGCTTCTTAAAGGTAACTGAACCCATTGCGTTAGATTTAGATGGACAGGGACAGACTAAGGCATTTACCCCAGGCGATTTGGCGGAGGGGAAAGAATTGTTTAAAACCCATTGCATCAATTGTCATGTTGGCGGAACCACCCTCCAAGATCCCAGAGTATCCCTAGGATTGGAAACATTAGCGGGAGCAACCCCACCTCGCGATAATGTTGATGGAATTATCTCTTTTCTCAGAGAACCCATGACTTATGACGGCAGCGCCCCAAGCTTTTGGTGTCGCCAAGTCCCAGACACCTGGATGCCACAGGAGCAAATTGAAAAGTTAGCTGCATTCGTCCTGAGAGCGGCTCAAAAGGCTCCCGGTTGGGGTGGGAAGGCTTCATCTTAA
- the psbV gene encoding photosystem II cytochrome c-550, giving the protein MKRLILLAVAMVFFVFQIAVSSATALELSEDIRTVPVNEQGNTTVLSLEEVAKGKRLFNDSCSQCHIGGRTKTNPNVTLRLEDLKLAFPPRDNIAALVDYMKNPTTYDGFTEIYEFHPSTRSADIFPEMRNLTEDDLKAIAGYILVQPKVQGIMWGGGKVYN; this is encoded by the coding sequence ATGAAACGATTGATCTTGCTGGCTGTGGCAATGGTATTCTTTGTATTTCAAATAGCGGTGAGTAGCGCAACCGCTCTTGAACTCAGTGAAGACATTCGCACCGTTCCCGTGAATGAACAGGGTAATACCACTGTTCTCAGCCTAGAAGAAGTCGCCAAAGGCAAACGCCTGTTTAACGATAGCTGTAGTCAATGTCATATCGGCGGCAGAACCAAGACAAACCCCAACGTAACCTTACGGCTGGAAGATCTGAAACTGGCATTCCCGCCTCGGGATAACATTGCCGCTCTCGTAGACTATATGAAAAACCCGACAACCTACGATGGATTTACGGAGATTTATGAATTCCACCCCAGCACTCGCAGCGCCGATATCTTTCCTGAGATGAGAAATCTGACGGAGGATGACCTCAAAGCGATCGCGGGTTATATTCTAGTCCAGCCGAAAGTCCAAGGTATCATGTGGGGAGGCGGCAAGGTTTACAATTAA
- the accD gene encoding acetyl-CoA carboxylase, carboxyltransferase subunit beta yields MSLFDWFANRRKSEPMPQQRREREIADGLWTKCEACAVLTYTKDLRANQMVCSECGHHIRVYSDERIRQLIDGNTWIPLDEQIRPTDPLKFRDRKSYTDRLQDYQDKTQLTDAVQTGIGQIHGLPIALGVMDFRFMGGSMGSVVGEKLTRLIEQATRQRLPVVIICASGGARMQEGMLSLMQMAKISGALEQHRQANLLYIPVLTHPTTGGVTASFAMLGDIILAEPKATIGFAGRRVIEQTLREKLPDDFQTSEYLLQYGFVDAIVPRTQLKKTLAQLIRLHQPFPTSPTVVSHSEPMTLMAKGADHTTEF; encoded by the coding sequence ATGTCTTTATTTGACTGGTTTGCCAATCGACGAAAATCAGAACCGATGCCCCAACAACGACGGGAACGGGAAATTGCTGATGGATTGTGGACAAAATGTGAGGCGTGCGCGGTTCTCACCTATACTAAAGACCTGAGAGCGAATCAAATGGTCTGCTCTGAATGTGGTCATCATATCCGGGTATATAGCGATGAACGGATTCGCCAGCTTATCGATGGCAATACCTGGATACCCCTGGATGAGCAAATTCGCCCCACTGATCCGCTAAAATTCCGCGATCGCAAATCCTATACAGATCGCCTACAAGACTACCAAGACAAGACTCAACTGACTGACGCTGTACAAACGGGGATCGGACAGATTCATGGATTACCCATCGCCCTAGGCGTCATGGATTTCCGATTCATGGGCGGTAGTATGGGTTCGGTAGTGGGCGAAAAACTGACCCGCCTGATCGAACAAGCCACCCGCCAACGTTTACCTGTGGTGATTATCTGCGCCTCTGGCGGGGCGAGAATGCAAGAGGGGATGTTAAGCCTGATGCAGATGGCAAAAATCTCTGGGGCGCTGGAACAGCATCGTCAAGCTAACCTACTCTATATCCCTGTATTAACCCATCCCACCACGGGAGGCGTTACCGCTAGTTTTGCCATGTTAGGGGACATTATCCTGGCTGAACCCAAAGCTACCATTGGTTTTGCGGGACGCCGAGTGATTGAGCAAACCTTACGCGAAAAACTCCCCGACGACTTTCAAACCTCTGAATATCTACTCCAGTACGGCTTTGTCGATGCGATCGTTCCTCGCACCCAGTTGAAAAAGACGTTAGCGCAGCTTATCCGCCTCCATCAACCCTTCCCCACCTCACCTACTGTGGTTTCCCATTCCGAACCGATGACGTTGATGGCGAAAGGCGCTGATCATACAACGGAGTTTTGA
- a CDS encoding CHAT domain-containing protein produces MKSAPWYLNLLSVTPAILLPIVASLVGAETLAQSIIPASDGTGTIIDQQGNTYTINGGSLSSDEANLFHSFQEFGLDAGEIANFLANPHLNNIFGRVMGGNPSLINGLIQVTGGNANLYLMNPAGIVFGQNAQLNVPADFIATTATGIGFGENLWFNAFGTNEYQQFVGNPQQFIFDVSQPGSIVNSGNLAVFPGQSLTLLGGTVINTGELTAPGGRITISAVSGSHRVKISQPGQLLSLEVEPLVNSSGEVIPFTPLDLAELLTGTEENLETCVEVDSAETVKLTDSDLILPNQPDVTIISGTIDVSQLGNSGTPMGAHVYEGAHVYAPLHAPSSATGGEINVIGKTVGLISANIDASGTNGGGTVRIGGDYQGAGIIPNADVTLVNENSTIQADALTAGDGGTVMIWADKQTVFYGNISTRGGLNSGDGGFVEISSQEKLAFDGVVDVNAIAGEAGQLLLDPTSVIIGTSGTNDTALNDNQILSGDGSGSFLISANSLLTALNSGDVLIAASKNIDIISDINSSSSNNLTFEAAFINLDASIGLNGGNLTFEAPVILRSSQTLSTGSTVGGDITFNSSLHAFNPGTDTLTLEAGTGNITFNGAVGGALPYNVAVLLDDPVGYWRLDEEGETAFDSSGNNIDGTYFGGVNRNQEGALVDDANPAPFFDGTTGYVEIPDSDFIDFGTNEDFTITAWIKASPEQLDTVAGDKDVIEKWSGGEPYPYVIRYFYRSGKILAARYNGFPANPNNPVVSSTVSIDDGQFHHIAFIKEGSTLSLYVDGILQDTNTDTINSPTQNNSPLFLARRGGNAFDNFFRGSIDEVAIYDSALSPDEVAAQYTTGAGTATSRQIGGLTVNNATNITANDTITANSIDLTASQDITTQSLDTSSSSGDGGSITLNAENNIQVTSINTQGGSNGTGGNVDITAGRFIQITDTFIDQNGKNVSISTAGGNGGGVITIQHGGQGLIPFNVGDASINGTAGSIASGESNLQPFQSFPDNQTEGNIRIITDKFITGSCPPDCLDTEQSEIDESEDITEEVVIDTSPVFNPIAETETAFTNEYEEYWGLSETPIITLAQAQRTLQRIEQATGVKPALIYAVFVPGNGVGDDGGRVEVETRKRRGSQREAQRFAEGVGGWDEMFLAQEVWEDGNQLELILVTAEGEPMRFVVPGASRKRVMETLQTFRRAVTDTRIPRPYLPSAQQLYQWLIAPLEEELQDREINNLAFIMDQGLRSLPVAALHDGNGFIVERYSIGFMPSLSLTDTRYVDVRDLQVLAMGASEFTEQNPLPAVPVELSAIADKLWQGESFLNSTFTPANLKAARADQPFGIVHLATHGEFKPGKPENSYIQFWNTRLSLDQIRQLGLHNPPVELMVLSACRTALGNQEAELGFTGLAVQAGVKSALGSLWYVSDEGTLGLMTTFYQNLKQVPIKAEALRETQLAMIQGQVKIENGQLITPNSTIDLPEELAGIEDKALTHPYFWSAFTLVGSPW; encoded by the coding sequence ATGAAATCTGCTCCATGGTACTTGAACTTGCTGTCTGTTACTCCAGCTATTCTTCTGCCAATAGTGGCGAGTCTTGTTGGTGCAGAAACACTAGCACAATCAATTATCCCAGCATCTGATGGAACGGGTACAATTATTGATCAACAGGGAAATACCTATACTATTAACGGTGGCAGTTTGTCAAGCGACGAAGCCAATCTTTTCCACAGTTTCCAGGAGTTTGGTTTAGATGCAGGTGAAATCGCTAACTTTTTGGCAAATCCTCACCTCAACAATATTTTCGGACGAGTGATGGGGGGAAATCCCTCGCTGATTAATGGTTTGATTCAGGTGACAGGGGGAAATGCCAATTTATATTTAATGAATCCGGCGGGAATCGTGTTTGGGCAAAATGCTCAGTTAAATGTTCCGGCGGATTTTATCGCGACAACAGCTACAGGGATTGGGTTTGGCGAGAATCTTTGGTTCAATGCCTTTGGCACAAATGAGTATCAGCAATTCGTCGGGAATCCGCAACAGTTTATCTTTGATGTATCTCAGCCCGGAAGTATTGTTAATTCAGGAAATTTAGCCGTTTTCCCAGGTCAGAGTTTAACTTTACTCGGTGGTACGGTGATTAATACCGGGGAACTGACAGCACCGGGAGGAAGAATTACGATTTCAGCCGTTTCCGGTTCTCATCGGGTCAAGATTTCTCAACCCGGACAATTGCTGTCTTTGGAGGTTGAACCATTGGTGAATAGTTCGGGAGAAGTTATTCCCTTTACACCATTAGATTTAGCTGAATTGTTGACGGGAACAGAGGAAAACCTGGAGACATGCGTTGAGGTGGATTCAGCCGAAACGGTGAAGTTAACTGATTCTGACTTAATTCTCCCTAATCAGCCAGATGTTACTATTATCTCTGGCACTATTGATGTTTCCCAGCTCGGAAATTCTGGAACACCCATGGGGGCGCACGTCTATGAGGGGGCGCACGTCTATGCGCCCCTACATGCGCCTTCATCTGCAACTGGCGGCGAGATAAATGTTATTGGTAAAACTGTAGGATTAATTTCTGCCAATATTGACGCATCCGGTACAAATGGCGGCGGTACTGTTCGCATTGGTGGCGACTATCAAGGTGCAGGAATAATCCCTAATGCTGATGTCACATTAGTTAATGAAAATTCTACGATTCAGGCTGATGCTTTAACCGCAGGTGATGGCGGAACTGTGATGATCTGGGCGGATAAGCAAACTGTATTTTATGGCAACATTAGCACTCGTGGCGGACTCAATTCTGGTGACGGCGGTTTTGTCGAGATATCCAGTCAGGAAAAGTTAGCTTTTGATGGTGTTGTGGATGTAAATGCTATTGCAGGTGAAGCGGGACAATTATTATTAGATCCCACTAGCGTGATTATTGGCACAAGTGGAACCAATGATACAGCACTCAACGATAATCAAATCCTGTCGGGAGATGGGAGTGGGAGTTTCCTGATTTCTGCTAATTCACTGTTAACCGCCTTAAATTCCGGGGATGTATTAATTGCTGCTAGCAAAAATATTGATATTATCAGTGATATTAATTCCAGCAGTAGCAACAATTTAACCTTTGAGGCGGCGTTCATTAATTTAGATGCCTCAATTGGCTTGAATGGCGGAAATCTCACCTTTGAAGCCCCCGTAATTCTTCGCAGTAGTCAGACACTCAGCACAGGTTCTACAGTTGGCGGTGATATTACCTTTAATAGCAGTCTTCATGCGTTTAATCCCGGTACAGATACGCTGACGTTAGAAGCTGGAACCGGGAATATTACGTTTAATGGTGCTGTCGGTGGAGCGTTACCTTATAATGTGGCGGTACTGTTAGATGATCCGGTGGGATATTGGCGTCTTGATGAAGAGGGGGAGACAGCTTTTGATTCGTCTGGAAACAATATAGATGGCACTTATTTTGGTGGGGTAAATCGCAATCAAGAGGGGGCGTTAGTGGATGATGCTAATCCAGCACCGTTCTTTGATGGTACGACAGGGTATGTAGAAATTCCCGATTCAGATTTTATTGATTTTGGCACGAATGAAGATTTTACGATAACCGCTTGGATTAAAGCTTCGCCTGAACAATTGGATACGGTAGCTGGTGATAAGGATGTCATTGAAAAATGGAGTGGAGGCGAGCCATACCCTTATGTGATTCGCTATTTCTACCGATCAGGAAAAATCCTTGCTGCGCGATATAATGGTTTTCCTGCAAATCCGAATAATCCTGTTGTTAGCTCAACAGTATCCATAGACGATGGGCAGTTTCATCACATTGCTTTTATCAAAGAGGGTTCGACACTCTCTTTATATGTTGATGGAATTCTACAAGATACGAATACCGATACTATAAATAGCCCTACACAAAATAATTCTCCACTTTTTCTAGCACGTAGAGGAGGAAACGCATTTGATAATTTTTTCCGGGGCAGTATTGACGAAGTAGCCATTTACGATTCTGCCTTATCTCCTGATGAAGTAGCCGCTCAATACACCACGGGAGCAGGTACGGCTACCTCAAGACAAATCGGTGGATTGACAGTAAATAATGCCACAAATATTACAGCCAATGATACAATAACTGCCAACAGTATTGACCTAACAGCCAGTCAAGATATCACCACTCAATCCTTAGACACAAGTTCAAGTTCAGGTGATGGCGGTTCCATTACCCTTAACGCTGAAAATAATATTCAAGTCACCTCAATTAATACTCAAGGGGGAAGTAATGGTACAGGCGGAAACGTTGATATTACCGCTGGCAGATTCATCCAGATAACCGACACATTTATCGACCAAAATGGAAAAAATGTCAGTATTTCTACAGCCGGAGGTAACGGCGGAGGTGTGATTACTATCCAACATGGTGGTCAGGGTTTGATTCCTTTTAATGTGGGTGATGCTTCCATTAACGGTACAGCTGGTTCGATTGCGAGTGGCGAGTCTAACCTTCAACCTTTCCAATCGTTTCCTGATAATCAAACTGAAGGTAATATTCGGATTATTACCGATAAATTTATCACAGGTTCCTGCCCTCCTGACTGTTTAGACACTGAACAATCTGAGATAGATGAATCTGAGGATATCACGGAAGAAGTGGTGATTGATACTTCTCCAGTGTTTAATCCAATCGCGGAAACTGAAACCGCCTTCACGAATGAATATGAAGAGTATTGGGGGTTAAGTGAGACGCCAATTATTACGCTGGCACAAGCTCAAAGGACTTTACAAAGGATTGAACAGGCGACTGGGGTGAAACCGGCTCTGATTTATGCGGTGTTTGTGCCAGGAAATGGTGTTGGAGATGATGGTGGGAGAGTGGAAGTTGAGACGAGAAAACGCAGAGGTTCGCAGAGGGAAGCGCAGAGGTTCGCAGAGGGGGTTGGTGGTTGGGATGAGATGTTTTTGGCTCAGGAGGTGTGGGAAGATGGGAATCAATTGGAGTTGATTTTGGTTACGGCTGAAGGGGAACCGATGCGATTTGTTGTTCCGGGGGCAAGTCGGAAAAGGGTGATGGAAACGCTACAAACTTTCCGCCGTGCGGTTACGGATACTCGCATTCCTCGTCCGTATCTTCCTAGCGCTCAACAATTATATCAGTGGTTAATTGCTCCGTTGGAGGAGGAGTTACAAGACAGAGAAATTAATAATCTAGCTTTTATTATGGATCAGGGTTTGCGTTCCTTACCTGTAGCGGCGCTCCATGATGGGAATGGCTTTATTGTCGAACGTTACAGTATCGGTTTTATGCCTAGTTTGTCGTTAACGGATACTCGTTATGTGGATGTGAGGGATTTACAGGTTTTAGCAATGGGGGCGTCGGAATTTACAGAGCAAAATCCCTTACCTGCTGTGCCTGTAGAATTATCCGCGATCGCAGATAAACTATGGCAAGGTGAATCGTTCCTTAATTCTACGTTTACTCCCGCTAATCTAAAAGCAGCACGGGCGGATCAACCCTTTGGTATTGTCCACTTGGCAACTCATGGTGAATTTAAACCAGGTAAACCAGAAAATTCCTACATCCAGTTTTGGAATACGAGACTATCCCTGGATCAAATTCGCCAACTTGGACTACATAATCCACCCGTAGAACTAATGGTATTAAGTGCTTGTCGAACCGCCTTAGGAAATCAAGAAGCTGAGTTAGGATTTACCGGATTAGCGGTACAAGCGGGGGTGAAATCAGCGTTAGGAAGTCTCTGGTATGTCAGTGATGAGGGAACATTGGGATTAATGACTACGTTTTATCAAAACT